A DNA window from Onthophagus taurus isolate NC chromosome 1, IU_Otau_3.0, whole genome shotgun sequence contains the following coding sequences:
- the LOC111419323 gene encoding sulfhydryl oxidase 1-like codes for MSSLTKSFLVFSVLIVVIFNIKSSQCASLTLKEQEKYKSLIEGQGLYTTDDDVHVLTANNFNGELYGQKNAWFIEFYNSWCGFCQRYAPLWKSLGSDTRNWKDMVKIGAIDCSNEDNSPICREFEIMSFPTLRYFHEDYEQGKYGVGVSKGEDMAQQKRHLVNQIITDVLEGRGKQYRGLKPYNQTNLNELYADIKDNNAKYGILIFDKDDSLTGAEVALDLQSVKEIIVRFTYPNNSALIKFAQIEIFPSMIVMDSEKNTQKFADGLKSRESMKMAIRQFMERKMIEIPPVEEEEEKKKSEIFTGKWLESEVPDSIALLEAYEKRALKEKIKKMKDVVFQMDLETALRWSLKREVSRVKVIENEKRTALINYLDVIIKYFPLGKNAKQFLNDLKQKIVSTTSIEGKEISNIIKSAETEINPLFSSSENWLGCEGSSPEHRGYPCGLWKMFHFLTVNAAELSTEKDKPLEVLLAMEGYIKNFFGCHDCAQHFLEMTVKKNMRQVESLDSAIIWLWMAHNDANKRLAGDDTEDPQYPKVQFPSSENCPTCRYTNGSWNLVEVLKYLKVMYGGVHVRYIGSDSRVLHAGLEGNLEENFHDKSSSNLAALKGLDTKSEVKMDELKLFETSTSYYEKRMRGLK; via the exons ATGTCATCATtgacaaaaagttttttagtgtTTTCTGTGTTAATAGttgtaatatttaatataaaatcatCACAATGCGCTTCGTTAACATTAAAAGAACAAGAAAAGtataaaagtttaattgaAGGACAAGGTTTATACACGACTGACGACGATGTGCACGTTTTAACGgcgaataattttaatgggGAATTATACGGTCAGAAAAACGCGTGGTTTATAGAATTTTATAACAGCTGGTGTGGGTTTTGTCAACGATACGCCCCCTTATGGAAATCATTGGGGAGTGATACCCGAAATTGGAAAGATATGGTTAAAATCGGAGCTATCGATTGCTCAAACGAAGATAATTCCCCAATTTGCCGtgaatttgaaataatgaGTTTCCCAACGTTGAGGTATTTCCACGAAGATTACGAACAAGGAAAATACGGCGTTGGAGTCTCAAAAGGAGAAGATATGGCCCAACAAAAACGCCACTTAGTTAACCAGATCATAACAGATGTTTTAGAAGGTCGTGGTAAGCAATATCGCGGTTTAAAACCATATAATCAAACTAATTTAAACGAGTTATACGCCgatataaaagataataacGCAAAATAtggtattttaatttttgacaaagATGACTCTTTAACCGGTGCAGAAGTTGCGCTAGATTTACAAAGCGTTAAAGAAATAATCGTACGTTTTACATATCCCAACAATTCCGCCTTAATAAAATTCGcacaaattgaaatatttcctTCCATGATTGTAATGGACTCAGAAAAGAATACACAAAAGTTTGCAGATGGTTTAAAAAGTCGCGAAAGCATGAAAATGGCAATAAGACAATTTATGGAACgaaaaatgattgaaataCCTCCCgtggaagaagaagaagaaaagaagaaaagcgAGATATTTACCGGAAAATGGTTAGAATCTGAAGTTCCTGATTCAATCGCTTTATTAGAAGCATACGAAAAAAGGGcgcttaaagaaaaaattaaaaaaatgaaagatgtAGTTTTTCAAATGGATTTAGAAACTGCGTTGAGGTGGTCGTTAAAACGCGAAGTATCTCGCGTTAAAgtgatcgaaaacgaaaaaagaactgctttgattaattatttagatgttattattaaatatttcccATTAGGGAAAAatgcaaaacaatttttaaacgatttaaaacaaaaaattgtttcaacaACATCAATCGAAGGAAAAGAAATTTCTAACATAATCAAATCCGCTGAAACCGAAATTAATCCGTTATTTTCGTCATCAGAAAATTGGTTAGGTTGCGAGGGAAGTTCCCCAGAGCATCGGGGGTATCCATGCGGGTTAtggaaaatgtttcatttcttgACTGTAAATGCAGCTGAATTATCTACAGAAAAAGATAAACCTTTAGAAGTATTATTAGCGATGGAAGGttatatcaaaaacttttttggttGCCACGATTGCGCGCAACATTTCCTTGAAATgactgttaaaaaaaatatgcgTCAAGTTGAAAGTTTAGACTCGGCTATTATTTGGTTATGGATGGCTCATAACGATGCTAATAAAAGATTAGCCGGGGATGACACCGAAGACCCTCAATACCCTAAAGTACAATTTCCTTCCTCTGAGAATTGCCCAACGTGTCGTTACACAAACGGAAGTTGGAATTTAGTTGAAGTCTTAAAGTATTTGAAAGTTATGTATGGTGGGGTTCATGTGAGATATATCGGATCGGATTCGAGAGTACTTCACGCGGGGTTGGAAGgaaatttagaagaaaattttCACGATAAATCGTCGTCGAACTTGGCTGCTCTGAAAGGATTAGATACGA aATCGGAAGTGAAAATGGATGAGTTAAAACTGTTTGAAACATCTACCTCCTACTATGAGAAGAGAATGAGGgggttaaaataa
- the LOC111419324 gene encoding flotillin-1-like: MTWGFVTCGPNEAMVISGCCYSKPNLVPGGRAFIWPAIQKVQRISLNTMTLQVESPTVYTSQGVPISVTGIAQVKIQGQNEEMLLAACEQFLGRTEHEIQHIALVTLEGHQRAIMGSMTVEEIYKDRKKFSKQVFEVASSDLVNMGITVVSYTLKDIRDEEGYLKSLGMARTAEVKRDARIGEAEARCDAQIKEAIAEEQRMASVLLNDTEIAKARRDFELKKAAYDVEVQTKNAEADLAYELQAAKTKQRIMEEKMQIKVVERTRQIAVEEQEIGRKERELEAKIRRPAEAEKYRLEKIAEANNKKVLLEAQAEAESIKLKGEAEAYATEVKAKAEAELMARKADAWKEYKEAAMIDMLLDVLPKITAEVAAPLCQTKKITMVSSGQGDIGAVKLTGEVLNIVNKVPELVKNMTGVDIVKSVHAAA, from the exons ATGACTTGGGGATTTGTTACGTGTGGCCCCAATGAGGCTATGGTTATATCAG gttGTTGTTATTCAAAACCGAATCTTGTACCGGGTGGACGAGCTTTCATATGGCCAGCAATTCAAAAAGTACAAag aatatcATTAAATACTATGACGCTTCAAGTAGAAAGTCCAACGGTTTATACTAGCCAAGGAGTTCCAATATCTGTAACAGGAATTGcacaa GTTAAGATACAAGGGCAAAATGAAGAGATGCTTTTGGCAGCTTGCGAACAATTCCTTGGAAGAACTGAACACGAAATTCAACACATAGCTCTTGTCACTCTCGAAGGTCATCAAAGAGCGATAATGGGTTCGATGACGGTCGAAGAAATTTACAAAGACAGGAAGAAGTTTAGCAAGCAAGTCTTTGAAGTTGCTTCTTCTGATTTAGTGAATATGGGAATTACGGTCGTTTCATACACCTTAAAGGATATTAGGGATGAAgag GGTTACCTAAAGAGTTTGGGAATGGCTCGAACGGCCGAAGTAAAACGCGACGCCCGTATCGGTGAAGCAGAAGCCCGTTGTGACGCTCAAATAAAAGAGGCGATCGCCGAAGAACAACGAATGGCCTCCGTTTTATTAAACGACACGGAAATAGCGAAAGCCCGACGTGATTTCGAACTTAAAAAAGCCGCTTACGACGTCGAGGTTCAAACGAAAAACGCGGAAGCCGATTTAGCGTATGAATTACAAGCGGCCAAAACGAAACAGAGAATTATGGAGGAAAAAATGCAGATTAAAGTGGTTGAAAGAACGCGACAAATCGCCGTTGAGGAACAGGAAATCGGAAGGAAAGAACGGGAGTTGGAGGCGAAAATTAGGAGACCAGCGGAAGCGGAGAAATATCGTTTGGAAAAAATTGCCGAGGCGAATAATAAAAAGGTTTTATTGGAAGCTCAGGCTGAAGCCGAATCTATTAAACTTAAAGGGGAAGCAGAGGCTTACGCGACTGAAGTTAAAGCGAAAGCGGAAGCGGAACTTATGGCGAGAAAAGCGGATGCTTGGAAGGAATATAAAGAAGCGGCGATGATCGATATGCTTTTGGATGTTCTAccaaaa ATTACAGCCGAAGTAGCAGCGCCATTAtgtcaaacaaaaaaaattacgatgGTTTCATCTGGACAGGGTGATATAGGTGCCGTGAAACTCACCGGAGAAGTCCTCAACATTGTCAATAAGGTTCCAGAGTTGGTCAAGAACATGACAGGGGTCGATATCGTTAAG tcTGTACATGCAGCAGCCTAA
- the LOC111419319 gene encoding flotillin-1-like produces the protein MVFGFITCGPNEALVISGCCHSKPKLVAGGRSFVWGSFQQINSINLNTMTLQIETPRVYTSQGVPLSVTGIAQIRVHGQNKEMLYTACEQFLGKSQDEIKEIALATLEGHQRAIMGSMTVEEIYKDRKKFSENVFKVASSDLVNMGLTIVSYTIKDIWDDQDYLKSLGMARTSEVQRDAKIGECQAKSEAEIKRALATALQKEAEFSNQTKIEEAKRDFELKKAAYDREVQTKDAESELAFELRAAKLRQDIVSEQVQIKVVERTQQIAVAEQEIIRQEKDLDAKVRKPAEAEKYRLEKIAEANRKAMVLAAEAEAEKIKIVGEAQAAVIVNKSKAEADVMAKKAEAWREYKEAATVNMIMEVLPNVVKEVSGPLCETKKVTMVSSGNGEVGAAKLSGEVLNIVSTIPKIVKSMTGVDISRSVNEMKTIK, from the exons ATGGTTTTTGGATTTATAACTTGTGGTCCTAACGAAGCTTTAGTTATTTCAG gATGTTGTCACTCAAAGCCGAAACTTGTTGCCGGTGGAAGATCCTTCGTTTGGGGGTCATTTCAACAAATAAACag cATAAATTTAAACACGATGACTTTACAAATTGAAACTCCCAGAGTTTATACATCCCAAGGTGTTCCCCTTTCCGTAACGGGAATCGCACAAATTCGGGTGCATGgccaaaataaagaaatgttatACACAGCTTGCGAACAATTCTTAGGAAAATCACAAGATGAAATCAAAGAAATCGCTCTCGCAACATTAGAAGGACACCAACGGGCTATAATGGGCTCAATGACTGTCGAAGAAATCTACAAAGATCGTAAAAAATTTAGCGAAAACGTCTTTAAAGTAGCCTCATCCGATTTAGTAAATATGGGCTTAACGATCGTTTCTTACACAATCAAAGATATCTGGGACGAtcaagattatttaaaaagtttaggAATGGCGAGAACGTCCGAAGTACAACGAGATGCAAAAATAGGCGAATGCCAAGCGAAAAGTGAAGCGGAGATAAAACGAGCTCTCGCCACAGCCCTTCAAAAAGAAGCGGAATTTTCCAATCAAACGAAAATCGAAGAAGCGAAACGAGATTTTGAACTGAAAAAGGCCGCTTACGATCGCGAGGTTCAAACGAAAGACGCCGAAAGCGAATTGGCTTTCGAACTTAGGGCTGCCAAACTTAGGCAGGATATCGTCTCGGAACAggttcaaataaaagttgtcgAAAGAACGCAACAAATTGCGGTTGCCGAACAGGAAATTATCAGACAGGAAAAAGATTTGGATGCTAAAGTTCGAAAACCGGCGGAGGCTGAAAAATATAGATTGGAAAAAATTGCCGAAGCTAATCGAAAAGCTATGGTTTTAGCTGCTGAAGCTGAAGcggaaaaaattaagattgttGGGGAAGCCCAAGCTGCAGTTATCGTTAATAAGAGTAAAGCTGAAGCCGATGTTATGGCAAAAAAAGCTGAAGCTTGGAGGGAATATAAAGAAGCGGCTACTGTTAATATGATTATGGAAGTTTTACCAAAT gTTGTGAAAGAAGTTTCCGGACCTCTATGCGAAACGAAAAAAGTGACAATGGTTTCATCCGGAAATGGTGAAGTTGGAGCTGCAAAATTATCCGGggaagttttaaatattgtatcAACAATTCCAAAAATCGTCAAGTCAATGACGGGTGTCGACATCTCTCGG tcTGTTAACGAAATGAAAACAATCAAATAA